From a region of the Cucumis sativus cultivar 9930 chromosome 6, Cucumber_9930_V3, whole genome shotgun sequence genome:
- the LOC101215664 gene encoding UDP-D-xylose:L-fucose alpha-1,3-D-xylosyltransferase MGP4 — MPSVLHQRSTHSSLANSYPLSPRSSSSSERSFSIFSPINLLALLSLIVILGVFLPWMNIQESIFSSSKVSNSKWREYSLAEAASFVARNGTVIVCAVSQPYLPFLNNWLISLSRQKHHEKVLVIAEDYATLYKVNERWPGHAVLVPPAPDAQTAHKFGSQGFFNFTSRRPRHLLHILELGYNVMYNDVDMVWLADPFPYLQGNHDVYFTDDMAAVKPLHHSHDLPPPGKKGRTYICSCMIFLRPTSGAKLVMRKWIEELKAQPWSKAKKANDQPAFNWALNKTAGEVDLYLLPQSAFPTGGLYFKNESWVQETKGMHVIIHNNYITGFEKKIKRFREFNLWYVDDHTLESPLGRI, encoded by the exons ATGCCGTCGGTCTTGCACCAAAGATCCACTCACAGCTCACTTGCAAATTCATATCCACTTTCTCCTCGTTCTTCCTCGAGTTCTGAAAGATCATTTTCCATATTCAGTCCTATAAACCTACTTGCTCTGCTTTCTCTCATTGTGATTCTTGGAGTCTTCTTGCCCTGGATGAATATACAAGAGAGTATTTTCTCAAGCTCCAAGGTCTCAAACTCTAAATGGCGAGAGTACTCATTGGCTGAAGCTGCGTCGTTCGTTGCGAGGAATGGGACTGTGATTGTTTGCGCTGTCAGCCAACCCTACTTGCCCTTTCTCAATAATTGGTTAATTAGTCTTTCTCGGCAGAAGCACCATGAGAAAGTTCTTGTTATTGCTGAGGACTATGCAACGCTCTATAAAGTGAATGAACGGTGGCCAGGGCATGCAGTGCTCGTCCCACCAGCTCCTGATGCTCAAACCGCTCATAAATTTGGTTCTCAG GGATTCTTCAACTTCACATCCCGGAGACCACGACACCTACTACACATTTTGGAGCTTGGTTATAATGTTATGTACAATGATGTTGATATGGTATGGCTGGCTGATCCATTTCCTTATCTGCAAGGGAATCATGATGTGTACTTCACAGATGACATGGCTGCA GTAAAACCATTGCACCACTCTCATGATTTGCCACCTCCGGGGAAAAAGGGCCGCACTTACATATGCAGCTGCATGATTTTCCTACGTCCCACCAGTGGAGCAAAACTGGTCATGAGGAAGTGGATTGAGGAACTTAAAGCTCAGCCATGGTCCAAGGCAAAGAAGGCAAATGATCAACCTGCTTTCAATTGGGCACTAAATAAAACTGCTGGAGAG GTGGATCTATACCTGCTGCCACAGTCAGCATTCCCAACAGGTGGATTATACTTCAAGAACGAATCATGGGTTCAGGAAACCAAGGGAATGCATGTTATtatacataataattatatcacagggtttgagaagaaaattaaacgtTTCCGAGAATTCAACCTGTGGTACGTGGATGATCATACTCTCGAGTCTCCTCTTGGTCGAATATGA